In the genome of Kitasatospora cathayae, one region contains:
- a CDS encoding ABC transporter ATP-binding protein, with the protein MTDLQKTPADAPAEAPADAARADAAPAPLGDPFLSVRDLRIHFDTDDGLVRSVDGVSFDLHKGRTLGIVGESGSGKSVTSLGIMGLHRSKRARISGEILLDGEDLIAAGPDRVRQLRGRELAMIFQDPLTAMHPYYTVGAQIIEAYRVHHPKASKKEARARAIEMLDRVGIPQPDRRLDDYPHQFSGGMRQRAMIAMALVNDPSLLIADEPTTALDVTVQAQILDLIRDLQEEFGSAVIIITHDLGVVAELADDILVMYGGKCVERGPAASLFDAPEHPYTWGLLGSMPRLDRELQERLVPVKGTPPSLINVPSGCAFHPRCPYAALTGGRSTSELPLLAEATPGHLAACHLSADERHRIFAEEIAPRL; encoded by the coding sequence GTGACCGACCTCCAGAAGACCCCGGCGGACGCTCCTGCCGAAGCTCCGGCCGACGCCGCCCGGGCGGACGCCGCTCCCGCTCCGCTGGGAGACCCGTTCCTGTCCGTCCGCGACCTGCGGATCCACTTCGACACCGACGACGGCCTGGTCCGCTCGGTGGACGGGGTCAGCTTCGACCTGCACAAGGGCCGCACCCTGGGCATCGTCGGCGAGTCCGGCTCCGGGAAGTCCGTCACCTCGCTCGGCATCATGGGCCTGCACCGCTCCAAGCGGGCCCGGATCAGCGGCGAGATCCTGCTCGACGGCGAGGACCTGATCGCGGCCGGACCGGACCGGGTGCGCCAACTGCGCGGCCGCGAACTGGCGATGATCTTCCAGGACCCGCTGACCGCGATGCACCCGTACTACACGGTCGGCGCGCAGATCATCGAGGCGTACCGGGTGCACCACCCGAAGGCCTCCAAGAAGGAGGCGCGGGCCCGGGCGATCGAGATGCTCGACCGGGTCGGCATCCCCCAGCCCGACCGCCGGCTGGACGACTACCCGCACCAGTTCTCCGGCGGCATGCGCCAGCGCGCGATGATCGCCATGGCCCTGGTCAACGACCCCTCGCTGCTGATCGCCGACGAGCCCACCACCGCCCTGGACGTCACCGTCCAGGCGCAGATCCTGGACCTCATCCGCGACCTCCAGGAGGAGTTCGGCTCCGCCGTCATCATCATCACCCACGACCTCGGGGTGGTCGCCGAGCTCGCCGACGACATCCTGGTCATGTACGGCGGCAAGTGCGTCGAGCGCGGCCCCGCCGCGAGCCTCTTCGACGCGCCCGAACACCCCTACACCTGGGGCCTGTTGGGCTCGATGCCGCGACTGGACCGGGAGCTGCAGGAACGGCTCGTGCCGGTCAAGGGCACCCCGCCCAGCCTGATCAACGTGCCGTCCGGCTGCGCCTTCCACCCGCGCTGCCCGTACGCCGCCCTGACCGGCGGGCGCTCCACCAGCGAGCTCCCGCTGCTGGCCGAGGCCACACCCGGGCACCTCGCCGCCTGCCACCTGTCGGCCGACGAGCGGCACCGCATCTTCGCCGAAGAGATCGCGCCCCGGCTGTGA
- a CDS encoding IclR family transcriptional regulator — protein sequence MSQSVDRALTLLGSLGDGPLSLEQAAGSLGVHKSTALRLLRTLEEHGFVLRQPDRRYRVGGRVLSLAHRALEDFDVRQVAAPHLAALNARCGYTVQLAVLHDGEVLYLDEVAGPSAARPPRIGRRAPVTGTAVGRVLLAGLPEDGSPEEELPAELAAVRRRGWAAESAEHREPVTCVAAPVAGSGGRTVAACALSAPASQVPPAELARMLPELLCTAEAISLACGGSPTPRWCENRCGARPAGRASRTSGRASAARRR from the coding sequence ATGTCGCAGTCGGTCGACCGCGCACTGACGCTGCTCGGCTCGCTCGGCGACGGGCCGCTCTCGCTGGAGCAGGCCGCGGGCAGCCTCGGGGTGCACAAGTCCACTGCGCTGCGGCTGCTGCGCACCCTGGAGGAGCACGGCTTCGTCCTGCGCCAGCCCGACCGGCGCTACCGGGTCGGCGGCCGGGTGCTCTCGCTGGCCCATCGCGCGCTGGAGGACTTCGACGTCCGGCAGGTGGCCGCGCCCCACCTGGCCGCGCTCAACGCCCGCTGCGGCTACACCGTCCAACTCGCCGTGCTGCACGACGGCGAGGTGCTCTACCTGGACGAGGTGGCCGGGCCGTCGGCCGCCCGACCGCCGCGGATCGGGCGGCGCGCCCCGGTGACCGGGACGGCGGTCGGGCGGGTGCTGCTCGCCGGGCTGCCGGAGGACGGCAGCCCCGAGGAGGAACTGCCGGCCGAGCTGGCGGCGGTGCGCCGCCGGGGCTGGGCGGCCGAGTCGGCCGAGCACCGGGAGCCGGTGACCTGCGTGGCCGCGCCGGTCGCGGGCAGCGGCGGGCGGACGGTCGCGGCCTGCGCGCTGAGCGCCCCGGCCAGCCAGGTGCCGCCGGCCGAACTGGCCCGGATGCTGCCGGAACTGCTCTGCACGGCCGAGGCGATCTCGCTCGCGTGCGGTGGCTCGCCTACTCCTCGCTGGTGCGAGAACCGTTGCGGTGCCAGGCCCGCGGGGCGCGCCAGCCGTACTTCAGGGCGAGCATCCGCAGCCCGAAGGCGGTGA
- a CDS encoding cysteine desulfurase family protein: MPYLDHAATTPMLPEAIAAMTAHLGVVGNASSLHAAGRRARRVVEESRESLAESLGARPSEIVLTGGGTESDNLAVKGLYWARRDADPARTRVLCSPVEHHAVLDAVHWLSEHEGATVEYLPVDEYGRVHPAELRSAIERDPASVALVTVMWANNEVGTIQPVRELAAVAAEYGIPMHADAVQALGQVPVSFAESGLTALTVTGHKIGGPFGIGALLLSRGAAPVPLLHGGGQERDVRSGTLDAPAAAGFAAAAALAVERRAEHAVTLGALRDELVSAVLAAVPDAVLNGDPAGEGRLPANAHFSFPGCEGDALLMLLDAQGIECSTGSACSAGVPQPSHVLLAMGVDPLLARASLRFSLGHTSVREDVTALAAAIGPAVQRARNAGLAAVRR, from the coding sequence ATGCCATACCTGGACCATGCGGCGACCACGCCGATGCTGCCCGAGGCGATCGCCGCGATGACGGCGCACCTGGGGGTGGTCGGCAACGCCTCGTCCCTGCACGCGGCCGGCCGCCGGGCCCGCCGGGTGGTCGAGGAGTCCCGCGAGTCGCTGGCCGAGTCGCTGGGCGCCCGCCCGAGCGAGATCGTGCTCACCGGCGGCGGCACCGAGTCGGACAACCTGGCGGTCAAGGGCCTGTACTGGGCCCGCCGGGACGCCGACCCGGCGCGCACCCGGGTGCTGTGCAGCCCGGTCGAGCACCACGCGGTGCTGGACGCGGTGCACTGGCTCTCCGAGCACGAGGGCGCGACGGTCGAGTACCTGCCGGTGGACGAGTACGGCCGGGTGCACCCCGCGGAGCTGCGGTCGGCGATCGAGCGCGACCCCGCCTCGGTGGCCCTGGTCACCGTGATGTGGGCCAACAACGAAGTCGGCACCATCCAGCCGGTGCGCGAACTCGCCGCCGTGGCCGCCGAGTACGGCATCCCGATGCACGCCGACGCGGTGCAGGCGCTGGGTCAGGTCCCGGTCTCCTTCGCCGAGTCCGGGCTCACCGCCCTCACCGTCACCGGGCACAAGATCGGCGGCCCGTTCGGCATCGGCGCGCTGCTGCTCTCCCGCGGTGCCGCGCCCGTCCCGCTGCTGCACGGCGGCGGCCAGGAGCGCGACGTGCGCTCCGGCACCCTGGACGCCCCCGCCGCCGCCGGCTTCGCGGCCGCCGCGGCGCTCGCCGTGGAGCGACGGGCGGAGCACGCGGTGACGCTGGGCGCGCTGCGCGACGAGCTGGTCTCCGCCGTCCTGGCGGCCGTCCCGGACGCGGTGCTCAACGGCGACCCGGCGGGCGAGGGCAGGCTGCCCGCCAACGCCCACTTCTCCTTCCCCGGCTGCGAGGGCGACGCCCTGCTGATGCTGCTGGACGCCCAGGGCATCGAGTGCTCCACCGGCTCGGCCTGCTCGGCCGGGGTGCCGCAGCCCAGCCACGTGCTGCTCGCGATGGGCGTCGACCCGCTGCTGGCGCGCGCCTCGCTGCGGTTCTCGCTCGGCCACACCTCGGTGCGCGAGGACGTCACGGCCCTGGCCGCCGCCATCGGCCCGGCGGTGCAGCGGGCGCGCAACGCCGGGCTGGCGGCCGTACGCCGGTAG
- a CDS encoding ABC transporter ATP-binding protein, with amino-acid sequence MTDTQGATIPSPAPAPEREPLLKVTGLTRHFPIRGGLLRRQTGAVRAVDGIDFTVNAGETLGVVGESGCGKSTMGRLVTRLDEPTGGKIEFEGTDISHLGTGAMRPMRRDIQMIFQDPYSSLNPRHTVGTIVSAPFRLQGVQPEGGVKKAVQDLLELCGLSPEHYNRYPHEFSGGQRQRIGIARALALKPKMIVADEPVSALDVSIQAQVVNLLDDLQQELGLTYLIIAHDLSVVRHVSDRVAVMYLGKIVEIADRDSLYRSPMHPYTNALMSAVPVPDPRRRQSGGRERILLKGDVPSPINPPSGCRFRTRCWKAQEVCATQEPPLAALKTGHQVACHFPERSEGNE; translated from the coding sequence ATGACGGACACTCAGGGGGCCACCATCCCTTCCCCGGCGCCCGCGCCCGAGCGCGAGCCGCTGCTGAAGGTGACCGGCCTGACCCGGCACTTCCCGATCCGCGGCGGACTGCTGCGGCGCCAGACCGGCGCGGTGCGGGCCGTCGACGGCATCGACTTCACCGTCAACGCCGGTGAGACGCTGGGCGTCGTCGGCGAGTCCGGCTGCGGCAAGTCCACCATGGGGCGCCTGGTCACCCGGCTCGACGAACCCACCGGCGGGAAGATCGAGTTCGAGGGCACCGACATCAGCCACCTGGGCACCGGTGCGATGCGGCCGATGCGCCGCGACATCCAGATGATCTTCCAGGACCCGTACTCCTCGCTGAACCCGCGGCACACCGTCGGCACCATCGTCAGCGCGCCGTTCCGGCTCCAGGGCGTCCAGCCGGAGGGGGGCGTCAAGAAGGCCGTCCAGGACCTGCTGGAGCTGTGCGGCCTCAGCCCCGAGCACTACAACCGCTACCCGCACGAGTTCTCCGGCGGCCAGCGCCAGCGCATCGGCATCGCCCGGGCGCTCGCGCTCAAGCCGAAGATGATCGTCGCGGACGAGCCGGTCTCGGCGCTGGACGTCTCGATCCAGGCGCAGGTGGTCAACCTGCTGGACGACCTCCAGCAGGAGCTCGGGCTGACCTACCTGATCATCGCGCACGACCTCTCGGTGGTCCGGCACGTCTCGGACCGGGTGGCGGTGATGTACCTGGGCAAGATCGTCGAGATCGCCGACCGCGACTCGCTCTACCGCAGCCCGATGCACCCGTACACCAACGCCCTGATGTCGGCCGTCCCGGTGCCGGACCCGCGCCGGCGCCAGAGCGGCGGTCGGGAGCGGATCCTGCTCAAGGGCGACGTGCCCTCGCCGATCAACCCGCCCAGCGGCTGCCGGTTCCGGACGCGCTGCTGGAAGGCCCAGGAGGTGTGCGCGACCCAGGAGCCGCCGCTGGCGGCGCTGAAGACCGGGCACCAGGTGGCGTGTCACTTCCCGGAGCGGAGCGAGGGGAACGAATAG
- a CDS encoding trimeric intracellular cation channel family protein — translation MTSQIFPSDVQQSLDLAGIFVFALSGGLLAVRKNMDIFGICVLAEATALGGGVIRDLVIGATPVAAFTNLGYFVTPLAAALVVFFLHPEVERINRAVQTLDALGLGLFCVTGTAKAHDYGLGAVAAIALGMVTAAGGGVIRDVLAGEIPSLLRWDREIYAVPALVGATLVALLIGADRLTGATGTGAALTAFGLRMLALKYGWRAPRAWHRNGSRTSEE, via the coding sequence GTGACCTCGCAGATCTTCCCCTCCGACGTGCAGCAGTCGCTCGACCTCGCCGGCATATTCGTCTTCGCCCTCTCCGGCGGCCTGCTCGCCGTCCGCAAGAACATGGACATCTTCGGAATCTGTGTGCTGGCGGAGGCCACCGCCCTGGGCGGCGGGGTGATCCGCGACCTGGTCATCGGGGCGACGCCGGTGGCCGCCTTCACCAACCTGGGCTACTTCGTGACCCCGCTCGCGGCCGCCCTGGTGGTGTTCTTCCTGCACCCCGAGGTCGAGCGGATCAACCGCGCGGTGCAGACCCTGGACGCCCTCGGTCTCGGGCTGTTCTGCGTGACCGGCACCGCCAAGGCGCACGACTACGGGCTGGGCGCGGTCGCGGCGATCGCGCTCGGCATGGTGACCGCGGCCGGTGGCGGCGTCATCCGCGACGTGCTGGCCGGGGAGATCCCCTCGCTGCTGCGCTGGGACCGCGAGATCTACGCCGTCCCGGCCCTGGTCGGCGCCACCCTGGTGGCCCTGCTGATCGGTGCCGACCGGCTCACCGGCGCCACCGGCACCGGCGCCGCGCTCACCGCCTTCGGGCTGCGGATGCTCGCCCTGAAGTACGGCTGGCGCGCCCCGCGGGCCTGGCACCGCAACGGTTCTCGCACCAGCGAGGAGTAG
- a CDS encoding ABC transporter permease, translating into MFAYIVRRILAAAVLLLVVSAVTFAIFFLLPRIAGETTDQLAAQYIGKNPSPEAIAAVKQNLGFDQPLYTQYWNFLKALVSGAEYKFGPEPATCHVPCFGYSFKNHLEVWPEMTSRIPVTISLAIGAAVLWLISGITTGVISALKPRSIFDRLSMGVALAGVSLPVFFTGALLLTVFSYEWPILDNLHYVDFTEDPLMWARNLILPWISLAFLYSALYARLTRAGMLETMSEDYIRTARAKGLVERKVVVKHGLRSALTPIVTIFGMDLGLLLGGALITEQVFSLNGVGQFAVQAITDNDLPKVLGVTLLAAFFIVVCNLVVDLLYALVDPRVRLS; encoded by the coding sequence GTGTTTGCCTACATCGTTCGCAGGATCCTCGCGGCCGCGGTGCTGCTGCTGGTCGTCAGCGCGGTCACCTTCGCGATCTTCTTCCTGCTCCCGCGCATCGCCGGCGAGACCACCGACCAGCTGGCCGCGCAGTACATCGGGAAGAACCCGTCGCCCGAGGCGATCGCGGCGGTCAAGCAGAACCTCGGCTTCGACCAGCCGCTGTACACCCAGTACTGGAACTTCCTGAAGGCGCTGGTCAGCGGCGCAGAGTACAAGTTCGGCCCGGAACCGGCCACCTGCCACGTGCCCTGCTTCGGCTACTCCTTCAAGAACCACCTGGAGGTCTGGCCGGAGATGACCAGCCGGATCCCGGTCACCATCTCGCTCGCCATCGGCGCGGCGGTGCTCTGGCTGATCTCCGGCATCACCACCGGCGTGATCTCCGCCCTCAAGCCGCGGTCGATCTTCGACCGGCTCTCCATGGGCGTCGCCCTGGCCGGCGTCTCGCTGCCGGTCTTCTTCACCGGCGCCCTGCTGCTGACGGTGTTCAGCTACGAGTGGCCGATCCTGGACAACCTGCACTACGTCGACTTCACCGAGGACCCGCTGATGTGGGCCCGCAACCTGATCCTCCCGTGGATCTCGCTGGCCTTCCTCTACTCCGCGCTCTACGCCCGGCTCACCCGCGCCGGGATGCTGGAGACGATGAGCGAGGACTACATCCGCACCGCCCGGGCCAAGGGCCTGGTCGAGCGCAAGGTGGTCGTCAAGCACGGGCTGCGCTCCGCGCTCACCCCGATCGTCACCATCTTCGGCATGGACCTCGGCCTGCTGCTCGGCGGTGCGCTGATCACCGAGCAGGTCTTCTCGCTCAACGGCGTCGGCCAGTTCGCCGTCCAGGCGATCACCGACAACGACCTGCCCAAGGTCCTCGGCGTCACCCTGCTCGCCGCCTTCTTCATCGTCGTCTGCAACCTCGTGGTCGACCTCCTGTACGCCCTCGTCGACCCCCGCGTGAGGCTCTCGTGA